One window of Deltaproteobacteria bacterium GWC2_65_14 genomic DNA carries:
- a CDS encoding putative toxin-antitoxin system toxin component, PIN family, which produces MRVVFDSNVLLAALMFPGGRADAAVARILEGRDELLISLPIIREILSVLASKFSRDKEELSRVAVVLGEMGTVVNPSRRLSVLRDEPDNRILECAVEGKAEVIVTGDKAMLAIGEYEGVRLIPLADYLDKPRPGRRRRA; this is translated from the coding sequence ATGAGAGTCGTCTTCGACTCCAACGTCCTGCTCGCGGCGTTGATGTTTCCCGGCGGACGCGCCGATGCGGCGGTGGCGAGGATTCTGGAGGGACGGGACGAACTCCTCATTTCGCTCCCGATCATCCGGGAAATCCTGTCGGTGCTGGCCTCGAAGTTCTCCCGAGACAAGGAAGAGCTCAGCCGTGTGGCGGTCGTTCTGGGGGAGATGGGGACAGTTGTGAATCCCTCCCGCCGCCTGTCCGTCCTCCGGGACGAGCCGGACAATCGCATCTTGGAATGCGCCGTCGAAGGGAAGGCGGAGGTGATCGTAACGGGCGACAAGGCGATGCTGGCCATAGGCGAATACGAGGGGGTCCGGCTGATCCCGTTAGCCGATTATCTGGATAAGCCAAGACCCGGCAGAAGACGCCGCGCATAA